In a single window of the Bactrocera dorsalis isolate Fly_Bdor chromosome 2, ASM2337382v1, whole genome shotgun sequence genome:
- the LOC105227646 gene encoding radial spoke head protein 4 homolog A isoform X2, whose protein sequence is MEFGEKQSCDGFTLDTTSSSKIDFPCGDPESRRKAEHIEKPEKSEESDDPCANMVSTSSSSSTNTMLSQYFGSECHKRDHTRKEPPNIGYELNVAKAIMQQYSTISGDNLFDHLADIIKRVIDERPPNIIDFFEEFSRNVREQKLHLPERFPPDGVFEESRIYRVAKKFLLSMKLPVPEPHELQVADEMATVEESKSAILEGLKLDILDLSRFITFNERVQHLQFFWNQCGFGINSDDIFQLACAMDRLQTHPSIMQCRFWGMINGLKASYYIVEASLSHEEVLSRVDQMTEELQEKHKDLLSRLVSGTKPLPTFVGPELTPGKLGWDDHPIEEIEKMVPAAAPIPLAESKEVFNIPPETVGSGANRFSYFVVNSVSDDWMELPMVTPSQIQVSREIKKFLTGDLEAEIQSYPCFPGKEKHYLRALIARITAGTYIAPHGYYRTMTKKERRLYEGIEDDEEEEEEEPSLLGEGEEDIIDNDIMLLKNEKYVPESLESLTNLHKWLHVRPNLLRQGRVLWYDELKAHKTREKELERLRKLLRMEEMGEEEDDLDQEEEEEEDMEGEEFSVPEEGPPILHPCSNDLSDQFTMPWVTRFTSKYTNRNERILILQSNVWPGAYTFTFEKLCESIYVGWGHKYVARNMVLKHLPPVLEEYPHGEEDFIETTDPTPEEEEAYRLSLIKKVKKVNEEHLDEYDDELSPETNTEDEDEA, encoded by the exons ATGGAGTTCGGAGAGAAGCAATCTTGTGACGGCTTTACGCTCGATACAACCTCGAGTTCTAAAATTGATTTTCCCTGCGGTGATCCTGAATCGAGAAGAAAAGCTGAACACATTGAGAAGCCGGAAAAATCGGAGGAATCAGACGATCCATGCGCGAACATGGTCTCGACCTCATCTTCTTCATCCACTAACACAATGCTGAGTCAATATTTCGGTTCCGAGTGTCACAAACGCGATCATACTCGCAAAGAGCCGCCCAATATTGGATATGAGCTGAATGTGGCCAAAGCCATTATGCAACAATACAGCACCATTAGTGGTGATAATTT ATTTGACCACTTAGCCGACATTATCAAGCGAGTTATTGACGAGCGTCCACCGAACATAATAGATTTCTTCGAGGAATTCAGTCGTAATGTGCGTGAACAAAAGTTGCATTTACCAGAACGATTTCCACCGGACGGAGTCTTTGAAGAATCGCGTATTTATCGTGTGgcgaaaaaatttcttttgtctATGAAG CTACCAGTACCCGAACCGCACGAGCTGCAGGTCGCTGATGAAATGGCCACCGTCGAGGAGTCCAAATCTGCCATTTTAGAGGGTTTGAAGCTCGACATATTGGACTTAAGTCGCTTCATTACCTTCAACGAACGTGTGCAGCATTTACAATTCTTCTGGAATCAATGTGGTTTCGGCATCAATTCCGATGATATTTTCCAACTCGCCTGTGCCATGGATCGCTTGCAGACACATCCTTCTATAATGCAGTGTCGCTTTTGGGGTATGATAAATGGTCTCAAAGCGTCGTATTACATTGTAGAAGCTTCATTATCACACGAAGAAGTGCTATCGCGCGTCGATCAAATGACAGAAGAATTACAAGAAAAACATAAGGATCTGCTGTCACGATTAGTGTCGGGCACGAAGCCGTTGCCTACATTTGTTGGACCTGAATTAACGCCCGGAAAATTAGGTTGGGATGATCATCCAATTGAAGAAATTGAGAAAATGGTGCCGGCGGCTGCACCTATACCACTGGCTGAGTCAAAAGAAGTTTTCAATATACCGCCAGAAACTGTCGGTAGCGGTGCAAatcgattttcatattttgtagtGAACTCGGTTTCGGATGATTGGATGGAATTGCCAATGGTAACGCCTTCTCAAATTCAAGTATCACGGGAGATAAAGAAATTTCTCACGGGCGATCTTGAAGCTGAAATTCAATCTTATCCATGCTTTCCGGGGAAAGAGAAACATTATCTACGCGCGCTCATAGCTCGAATAACAGCTGGTACATACATTGCACCCCATGGCTATTATAGAACCATGACCAAGAAAGAAAGACGTCTTTACGAAGGTATCGAAGATGATGAAGAGGAGGAGGAAGAGGAACCATCTCTTCTAGGCGAAGGCGAGGAGGACATTATTG ATAATGACATAATGCTATTAAAGAACGAAAAATATGTACCAGAATCCTTAGAGTCACTCACAAACCTACACAAATGGTTACATGTAAGGCCAAATCTATTGCGTCAGGGACGTGTGCTCTGGTATGATGAACTGAAGGCACATAAAACGCGTGAAAAAGAATTAGAACGTCTGCGGAAACTCTTGCGTATGGAAGAAATGGGCGAAGAGGAAGACGATTTGGACCAGGAAgaggaggaagaggaagacatgGAAGGTGAAGAATTTTCCGTACCCGAAGAAGGACCGCCCATACTACACCCCTGCTCAAATGATCTTAGTGATCAATTCACTATGCCATGGGTCACACGTTTCACCAGTAAGTACACGAATCGAAATGAACGTATACTCATCCTCCAATCCAATGTCTGGCCGGGTGCTTACACCTTCACCTTTGAAAAGCTGTGCGAGTCAATTTATGTGGGTTGGGGTCATAAGTATGTTGCGCGTAATATGGTATTGAAACATCTGCCACCTGTTTTGGAGGAATATCCGCATGGGGAGGAAGACTTCATCGAGACAACTGATCCAACACCAGAAGAGGAGGAAGCCTAtcgtttaagtttaattaagaAAGTCAAGAAGGTGAACGAGGAACATTTGGATGAATATGACGATGAGCTTTCGCCTGAAACAAATACTGAGGATGAAGATGAAGCatga
- the LOC105227646 gene encoding radial spoke head protein 4 homolog A isoform X1, whose translation MEFGEKQSCDGFTLDTTSSSKIDFPCGDPESRRKAEHIEKPEKSEESDDPCANMVSTSSSSSTNTMLSQYFGSECHKRDHTRKEPPNIGYELNVAKAIMQQYSTISGDNLFDHLADIIKRVIDERPPNIIDFFEEFSRNVREQKLHLPERFPPDGVFEESRIYRVAKKFLLSMKLPVPEPHELQVADEMATVEESKSAILEGLKLDILDLSRFITFNERVQHLQFFWNQCGFGINSDDIFQLACAMDRLQTHPSIMQCRFWGMINGLKASYYIVEASLSHEEVLSRVDQMTEELQEKHKDLLSRLVSGTKPLPTFVGPELTPGKLGWDDHPIEEIEKMVPAAAPIPLAESKEVFNIPPETVGSGANRFSYFVVNSVSDDWMELPMVTPSQIQVSREIKKFLTGDLEAEIQSYPCFPGKEKHYLRALIARITAGTYIAPHGYYRTMTKKERRLYEGIEDDEEEEEEEPSLLGEGEEDIIADNDIMLLKNEKYVPESLESLTNLHKWLHVRPNLLRQGRVLWYDELKAHKTREKELERLRKLLRMEEMGEEEDDLDQEEEEEEDMEGEEFSVPEEGPPILHPCSNDLSDQFTMPWVTRFTSKYTNRNERILILQSNVWPGAYTFTFEKLCESIYVGWGHKYVARNMVLKHLPPVLEEYPHGEEDFIETTDPTPEEEEAYRLSLIKKVKKVNEEHLDEYDDELSPETNTEDEDEA comes from the exons ATGGAGTTCGGAGAGAAGCAATCTTGTGACGGCTTTACGCTCGATACAACCTCGAGTTCTAAAATTGATTTTCCCTGCGGTGATCCTGAATCGAGAAGAAAAGCTGAACACATTGAGAAGCCGGAAAAATCGGAGGAATCAGACGATCCATGCGCGAACATGGTCTCGACCTCATCTTCTTCATCCACTAACACAATGCTGAGTCAATATTTCGGTTCCGAGTGTCACAAACGCGATCATACTCGCAAAGAGCCGCCCAATATTGGATATGAGCTGAATGTGGCCAAAGCCATTATGCAACAATACAGCACCATTAGTGGTGATAATTT ATTTGACCACTTAGCCGACATTATCAAGCGAGTTATTGACGAGCGTCCACCGAACATAATAGATTTCTTCGAGGAATTCAGTCGTAATGTGCGTGAACAAAAGTTGCATTTACCAGAACGATTTCCACCGGACGGAGTCTTTGAAGAATCGCGTATTTATCGTGTGgcgaaaaaatttcttttgtctATGAAG CTACCAGTACCCGAACCGCACGAGCTGCAGGTCGCTGATGAAATGGCCACCGTCGAGGAGTCCAAATCTGCCATTTTAGAGGGTTTGAAGCTCGACATATTGGACTTAAGTCGCTTCATTACCTTCAACGAACGTGTGCAGCATTTACAATTCTTCTGGAATCAATGTGGTTTCGGCATCAATTCCGATGATATTTTCCAACTCGCCTGTGCCATGGATCGCTTGCAGACACATCCTTCTATAATGCAGTGTCGCTTTTGGGGTATGATAAATGGTCTCAAAGCGTCGTATTACATTGTAGAAGCTTCATTATCACACGAAGAAGTGCTATCGCGCGTCGATCAAATGACAGAAGAATTACAAGAAAAACATAAGGATCTGCTGTCACGATTAGTGTCGGGCACGAAGCCGTTGCCTACATTTGTTGGACCTGAATTAACGCCCGGAAAATTAGGTTGGGATGATCATCCAATTGAAGAAATTGAGAAAATGGTGCCGGCGGCTGCACCTATACCACTGGCTGAGTCAAAAGAAGTTTTCAATATACCGCCAGAAACTGTCGGTAGCGGTGCAAatcgattttcatattttgtagtGAACTCGGTTTCGGATGATTGGATGGAATTGCCAATGGTAACGCCTTCTCAAATTCAAGTATCACGGGAGATAAAGAAATTTCTCACGGGCGATCTTGAAGCTGAAATTCAATCTTATCCATGCTTTCCGGGGAAAGAGAAACATTATCTACGCGCGCTCATAGCTCGAATAACAGCTGGTACATACATTGCACCCCATGGCTATTATAGAACCATGACCAAGAAAGAAAGACGTCTTTACGAAGGTATCGAAGATGATGAAGAGGAGGAGGAAGAGGAACCATCTCTTCTAGGCGAAGGCGAGGAGGACATTATTG CAGATAATGACATAATGCTATTAAAGAACGAAAAATATGTACCAGAATCCTTAGAGTCACTCACAAACCTACACAAATGGTTACATGTAAGGCCAAATCTATTGCGTCAGGGACGTGTGCTCTGGTATGATGAACTGAAGGCACATAAAACGCGTGAAAAAGAATTAGAACGTCTGCGGAAACTCTTGCGTATGGAAGAAATGGGCGAAGAGGAAGACGATTTGGACCAGGAAgaggaggaagaggaagacatgGAAGGTGAAGAATTTTCCGTACCCGAAGAAGGACCGCCCATACTACACCCCTGCTCAAATGATCTTAGTGATCAATTCACTATGCCATGGGTCACACGTTTCACCAGTAAGTACACGAATCGAAATGAACGTATACTCATCCTCCAATCCAATGTCTGGCCGGGTGCTTACACCTTCACCTTTGAAAAGCTGTGCGAGTCAATTTATGTGGGTTGGGGTCATAAGTATGTTGCGCGTAATATGGTATTGAAACATCTGCCACCTGTTTTGGAGGAATATCCGCATGGGGAGGAAGACTTCATCGAGACAACTGATCCAACACCAGAAGAGGAGGAAGCCTAtcgtttaagtttaattaagaAAGTCAAGAAGGTGAACGAGGAACATTTGGATGAATATGACGATGAGCTTTCGCCTGAAACAAATACTGAGGATGAAGATGAAGCatga
- the LOC105227656 gene encoding phosphotriesterase-related protein, producing the protein MPIVQTVLGPIDPNLLGRTLTHEHLALDFEGFYCEPPEEFKPYLKQKISLETVGYVRQYPYSSHENIHFHDEEAHEAVRKDIQLYKKYGGGSIVENSSHGLKRNLELMVDVAKSTGVHVIAGTGHYVHNLQEKDHLGMTVEQLTDLYSREIITGVEVEGVGMVKCGYIGEVGSVYPLHDFEKRAIRATGEIQEVLGCGVSFHPGRDAEAPFEIMRLYLEAGGRADKAIMSHVDRTLLDIDQVLEFAKLGSYIQYDLFGIECSFYQLNSTVDMPSDGQRLSNVLKLLEEGLVNRVLLSHDIHTKHRLTSYGGHGYHHVYMNILPRMFARGVSVEDVEQITVTNPANWLQFNI; encoded by the exons atgcCAATTGTTCAAACTG TTCTTGGACCCATCGATCCCAATCTACTTGGCCGTACACTCACCCATGAGCATCTCGCATTGGATTTTGAAGGTTTCTATTGTGAACCACCAGAGGAGTTCAAGCCATATCTGAAGCAGAAAATTAGCCTGGAAACCGTCGGCTACGTACGTCAGTATCCCTATTCATCGCACGAAAATATCCACTTCCACGATGAGGAGGCACACGAGGCGGTCAGGAAAGACATACAACTATATAAGAAGTACGGCGGTGGTTCAATTGTGGAGAATAGTTCGCATGGATTGAAACGCAACCTCGAACTTATGGTGGATGTGGCGAAGAGCACAGGTGTGCATGTTATCGCCGGCACCGGACATTATGTGCACAATCTGCAGGAAAAGGATCACTTGGGCATGACTGTGGAGCAATTGACCGATTTGTATTCGAGAGAAATCATTACTGGTGTTGAAGTGGAGGGTGTGGGCATGGTCAAGTGCGGCTACATTGGCGAAGTGGGCAGCGTTTATCCACTACATG ATTTTGAGAAACGTGCCATACGCGCCACCGGCGAAATACAGGAAGTGCTTGGCTGTGGTGTTTCCTTCCATCCTGGTCGTGATGCAGAGGCGCCTTTCGAAATCATGCGTCTCTATTTGGAGGCCGGCGGTCGTGCTGACAAAGCCATCATGTCGCATGTGGATC GCACCCTCTTGGACATCGATCAAGTGCTGGAGTTCGCCAAGCTAGGCAGTTACATTCAATACGATCTCTTCGGTATTGAGTGTTCATTCTATCAGCTGAATTCCACTGTTGACATGCCATCGGATGGCCAGCGTCTATCGAATGTCTTGAAATTGCTAGAGGAGGGTTTGGTGAATCGCGTTTTACTCTCACATGATATACACACGAAACATCGTTTG ACTTCTTATGGCGGCCATGGCTATCACCACGTTTATATGAATATTCTGCCACGCATGTTTGCCAGAGGCGTCTCAGTTGAGGATGTTGAACAGATAACCGTTACAAACCCAGCCAATTGgttacaatttaatatttaa